DNA sequence from the Aureibacillus halotolerans genome:
GAAAAGGAACGAACATCACCATTATGGTACCAACGAATGAAGCATCTGAGGAATAACAGATGCGTTTTATTCGATCATTGATTGCTAGAGGATAAAGGAGGGACGCATTGATGACGACGACAAGACTAGTCATTATTGATGATCACCAATTATTTCGTGAAGGCATTAAACGAATTCTCGATTTGGAGAGAACATTTGAAGTGGTGGCCGAAGGGGACGACGGAGATGAAGCGATTGATCTCGTCCAACGGTACAAGCCTGATGTCGTGATCATGGACATTAATATGCCGAGAGTCAATGGTGTGGAAGCAACGAAACGATTGGTTGAGACCTACCCTGGAACAAAGGTAATCATTCTGTCCATCCACGATGATGAGTCATACGTGACCCATGCACTAAAAACGGGGGCAACAGGCTATTTGTTAAAAGAAATGGATGCCGATACACTAATTGAAGCAGTCAAAATTGTTAGTGACGGTGGTTCCTACTTACATCCCAAGATCACACATAATCTTGTGAAAGAATATCGCAGGCTTGCTCAGCAACGTGTAGGTTCTTTTGGCGGAGATGACGGCGCAGAAATTCGCCGACCATTACATATTCTAACACGTCGCGAGTGTGAAGTTCTCCAGCTTCTAGCAGATGGAAAAAGCAATCGATCTGTTGGGGAAACGTTGTACATTTCTGAGAAAACCGTCAAAAACCACGTCAGTAATATCCTTCAGAAAATGAATGTGAATGATCGAACGCAAGCAGTTGTTGTCGCCATAAAAAATGGCTGGGTCGTCGTTCGATAAAAAAGAAAGTCTTGGTGAGATGACCACCGAGGCTTTTTCTTGTTGTTCTGGACTTTCGCACCTTACAATTTGGTAGAAAAACTTAGATATAATTGGATAAACCTGAAATTCATTGTTGGGGTTGCTTTTAATACAAGCTGACATACGCTCGCTTTCATCCTAAAGGGTACAAGTGCATCATTGACTCGATAAGACCTCGTCGATTTGCTACTCTTTTTTATTGCTAAGGCAATGGCTTTTAAAATTTTTTAAGGAAATTACTCATACATATCGCTTTTGAAATGAAGCTTCATTTCTTTTGGAGGTTTAAGGTAGTGGACATGGGTATCTTCACTTTACTAAACAAGGCTGATGTTTTTCTCTATTCGCTTTATCATGCGTTTGGTGTTTACTTCAAACGCAGTTAAGTATGTAAGTTGCGGAAACGCCCATGTACTCGTTTGGATGCATTACGAAGAATCGTAGCATCTCTGCGTTCTTGTGTTCCTTGATCGGCCTGCGCTTCATTATACGAGACCAATAAAAACAATATACGCAGAAACAAACATCAGCGGAGTCAAAATACGTAGACTCCAGCGGGAACAGCGCGAGCTGAAGATCCCGCAGGAAAGCAAGACTCCGAGGAAGCTGAAGCCGTGCCCGCGGAACGCGAAGTATTTTGACGAAGCGGTCGCGGTTTCATTGTTTCATTGTCCCCTAAAGTGCACAAGTGCAACATCGAATCGAAAGTACCTTGTTATAAGCAAAACGAGTGAATTTGCAAGACTTAATGAAATTTTTTGCTAGACGATGTACAATGTGAAAAAAGACCATACAACATGAATTCGCTTGAGTATGGAACAATGGACGGGTGATAGATTCGATGACAACAGCAATTCTTACAGACAGCACAGCGTATTTACCGAATACGCTTGTCGAAAAATACAACATTTACACAATCCCTCTAAATGTCCTCATCGATGGAGAAAGCTATCAAGAAGAAAAAGAATTAACCGCTGCACTTTTTTACGAGAAAGTAAAACAGTTAAAGGAACTCCCTAAAACCTCTCAGCCAGCAATTGGTGCATTCACCTCGTTGTTTGAAGAGCTTTCCAACGCCTATGATTCCGTCATCTGTATCCATTTGTCGAGTGGTATTTCAGGAACGTATCAGGCTGCCGTCACCGCTGGGCAACAAGTGGAGGGCATTCAAGTCTATCCAATTGATTCTGAAGTAAGCTGTATGCCACAAGGGTTTCTTGTCCTCGAAGCGGCAAAGCAGGCGTTGGAAGGAATCGCCCCGGAAGAAATCGTCTCGTCCATTACGGCACTAAAGAAAGAAACGAATGCGTATTTCTTAGTTGATGATTTACAGCACTTGCAAAAGGGTGGTCGTCTTAGTAGTGCACAAGCTTTTATGGGCAGTATGTTGCAAGTCAAGCCAATCCTTCATTTTGTCGATACGAAAATTGTACCGTACGAAAAAATTCGCACTCGAAAAAAGGCAGTTGATCGGATATTTCAGCTTATGCAAGAAGACATTAATGCGGATCAACCTC
Encoded proteins:
- a CDS encoding response regulator transcription factor is translated as MTTTRLVIIDDHQLFREGIKRILDLERTFEVVAEGDDGDEAIDLVQRYKPDVVIMDINMPRVNGVEATKRLVETYPGTKVIILSIHDDESYVTHALKTGATGYLLKEMDADTLIEAVKIVSDGGSYLHPKITHNLVKEYRRLAQQRVGSFGGDDGAEIRRPLHILTRRECEVLQLLADGKSNRSVGETLYISEKTVKNHVSNILQKMNVNDRTQAVVVAIKNGWVVVR
- a CDS encoding DegV family protein; its protein translation is MTTAILTDSTAYLPNTLVEKYNIYTIPLNVLIDGESYQEEKELTAALFYEKVKQLKELPKTSQPAIGAFTSLFEELSNAYDSVICIHLSSGISGTYQAAVTAGQQVEGIQVYPIDSEVSCMPQGFLVLEAAKQALEGIAPEEIVSSITALKKETNAYFLVDDLQHLQKGGRLSSAQAFMGSMLQVKPILHFVDTKIVPYEKIRTRKKAVDRIFQLMQEDINADQPLTITVIHANRPQEAKDYQAQLKNMFPKATVMISYFGAVIGTHLGEGALGFGWCPIIVEEE